The DNA window CTACAGACCCTGCATCAATTCCTACTGAATACAAAGCTATTTCCTCCTTATACAAACCAGTTTCTTTTTTTTCTTTCAACGGTGTGAATTCCTTCTATCTTAATATCTGGATTTTTTTGGATTAAACCCTCTATTTTCTCTTTTTGATCTGGATCAATCTTAATGGATATGCCACAACATTTACTTAAATCCCTAGGCGTTGGAACAATTGTATATTTTATCTCATTTGATTTTAATACTTTTTCTAATGCTAATCCATCCGTATGAGATGGAAATAATATATAGGTTTGGAGGTTCATAGTTTTCACCTTACTTTGTGACAGCTGCTTCCTTAGATGTTTCAAGCATTTCAAAGAAAGCTTCGAGTCTTGTCTTAATTTGTCCCGCATCCTGTAGACTATAATCACTCTCAATCATCATAACAGGAATGCCTTCTTTGTCTAATGCTTCTTTTACTTTTTTATACTCTAGTGCATAGGTATGACAGAATGGTAAGCTATAATAAATAACTCCCTCTGCTTTATATTCTTTATATAATCTTATAATATCATCAACTCTTCCTTCATTTGGTGTAAAGCATGCACAGTTAATACCTAAATATCTATCTGCTAAAGCTCTGATTTGCCCTTCTAGGGTATCTTTATTTTCATCTACTAGATTTTCAAAATATCTTGTTCCTGTACAGGTTTCTTCACAGACAACAGCTCCACCACTGGTTTCAATCAAATGATGCATTTTCCAGTTTGGTATGGCCATAGGGGTTCCTGTTACTAAGATTCTTTTCGTTCCTTCCTTAAAAACACTTTCTCCTTTTTCTATACGAGCTTCTAATTCTTCACAAAGTTCTGTAGTCTTTTCAATAAATCTATTTGGATCATCATAAAAGGCTATTTGTGTGATAAGAAGTGCATCTTTTCCGCTAATTGGTAAGTTTTCTGCCTTTCTTGTGTTATATAATCTTTGCAGAACTTTTCTTTTTTGATTGATCAGTTTGATACCTTTTTCTAATTTCTCTTTTGTAATAGTGTTCCCTGTTAATTCTTCTACTTGCTCTTTAAATATTTTAATTTCATCCATCCAGTGAAGCTTATCCTTTTCTCTTTTCATTTGTGGTAAATCCATTACATGCATAGGGGTATACTCTTCGAGAATTTCCCATGCTTTCTTCTTACCATCACAAGTTGTTTCTCCCACTAACATATCTACTGATTGAAAATATGGACAGGTTCCACCAACCTTTGCTCCTACAGAAGCTTTAATGAGTGGACACATATTTCTTGGAAGCACCTTTTCTCCATCAGAAACCCAAAAATCAGATCCTCCACATAACCCTACTACAACAGCATCCCCTGCTAAAGCTACTTCATCTGGTACAAATACACAAAAGCTTCCAAATACCTTTCCACCTTTTTCTCTATATTCAGCTAGCTCTTTTATTCTATATCCATGTATTTCTGAAACAACGAAATTATAATAGTTCATACTTTCAGGACGATTCTCTTGAGATAAATAAATATCTCCAAAAAACTCTGGTAGTACTGCACATAATTGATCATGTTTTTCTAAGTCAATATTTAAACTTTTCCACAAATCTCTATAATCAGCCATCTTTCGTCCTCCCTATTCTTGTTTTCTTAATTTTTCAACACTTATAGTTCAATTATAATATATTATCTTCCAAGGTTTCATATATATAGAAAAATATTATAAGCATATATCCTATCATTCATAACTCTTATATATTTGTTTCTAGTAATCAATTTTTTCATAAAGCCAATCACTACTCTAGCTTATTGGTCGTATACTAAAGCGGGGTGATATTTTGATCGACTCTAAAATAGGTATCTTAATTGCTGTAGTTTTTGGTATTGTTGAGACACTAGAAAAATTTGGACTTGCTAAAAAATATGCTCATCTAATAGCACTTCCATTAGGCGTAATCGGTAGCTTTTTTTTCTTAGAATTACCTTCAACAGCAGAGTATATTATATATGGCCTTTTCTCTGGTGTTGCAGGGATTGGGACATGCGATACGCTTTGTAATGTATTAGGCAATATAAAAGAGCATACTAACAAAAAATAATACCAATCACCCTATCAACTCATATAGAAAAGAGGCGAAAATTTTCGCCTCTTTTCTAGTATTATTTTTCTGCTATCTCTCCATACATATCCATAATCTCTCCAAAATAAAATATATGGGGAACATTTTCAGGATTTACACTAGTATCATATTTTTGATCTATAATAGCTTTTTCAAGAAACTCTAAATTCATTTCATCTTTATAGATGGTTTTACACTCCATATTAATCATAGCTTCTTCAATAACTGCCGTATCTATACTTTTCCCTTTTACTGGTGTTAAATTAGTTTCTTTCCACTTATCATAATCTCTTCCTGATTTCGTTCCACAAAACTTCATGGCTTCACTATAACTTTCGTCAAAGAAGTTTACCGTAAAGGTATCGCATTCTTCCATAAGTTTATATGTATATCTTGAACTTCTCACCATGGCAACAAAGATAGGTTTATTCCAAGAAAACATTATACTTCCCCAAGCAATCGTCATAGGGTTAGGTTTCCCATCCTTTCCCTGACCAACTAATAATACACGGCCTCTTTTTAAGATTTCTAGCATTTCTGTAGTATACTTTGGAAATTCTATTGTTTGTTTTTCCATATTCCCTTCACCCTTTCCTGATTATTTACTTCATATGATAATAGAAGATAATAAACTTTACAAGGTATATTTATATCAATGCATTCAAACAAATTTTTGTAATTCTTTTTATCTGTTCTTCTTCAACTCTTTCTTCTTTTTCAAGAATTGATCCGATAAAATGCATAGATATTACAGGAAAAACACTAGCAATTTCTTTTTCTGTTAAATATGGATTGACTTCTCCCGTTTGAAGTCCTTTTTCTTGGATAGCTTTGACTAATAAATCATTTAAGTCTTCAACCTCATCATTCTTCATAAAATACTTTCTAATCAAATTTCTCATTTTTTGAGGATTTTGATTAGCTTTTTCAACTAAAAGCTTGTTGATGGTATAAATCAAACCTATTACAGATGTATTTTCTTTTATAACCGTATCCATCTGCTTTTGTATATTTACTAATGTTCCTTCTTCTTGATCAATAGATTTCTTATGTACATATTTAGTAGGAACATTATTTATTTTTCTGTTCTTAGTTTTATATAATTCGATGATTTGTCCCATGATCTACCTCCAAAGAGCTATCCATATCCTTCTAACGAATAGGTTCATCCATTTTTATTAAAGCATTACTTTATATTCTACATGTTTAGGATTTGGAAATTTATCTACAATATCCACCTCTATCTCATTTCCTTCAAAATAATGCTTCGTTTTTTTTATGATTTGTAAAATTTTTTCTGTACCTATATCAAAGTATACCCCTATGTTTGGAAAAGGAATAACCGTTACACTCTTTTTTCTTAATTTATCAGCCGTAACAATGGTATGCATAATATGTTCTTTCACATAAGCTATATACTGATCTTCCATATTTTTATCAAAATAATCTTTTAATCGTCCTTCTTTATTTTTCTGAATCTGCTGTTGTAGTTTAATTGACTTTTCTATTTCAGTCCTCATGCCCATAATAATCCCTCCCATATATTCTTTACTTATGCTACAACTTTTCTTTTATTTTTTATTTTTTCCATAAAGCCTTCAACTAAGCTATATACAACAGGTATAACAACCATCGTTAAGAAAGTAGATGCCATTAAACCAAACATTAATGATATAGCCATAGGTCCAAACAAACCACTTCCTGATATTGCTAAAGGGGCAAGACCTATTACTGTAGTTGTTGCACTAAGAATAATTGCATTGAATCTCTTTCCTACTGCATCTATACAAGCATCATCAATAGAATCCCCACCTTTTCGAGCATCATTAATATATTCTATTAACAAGATCCCATTTTTAACAACCAACCCAATTAACGCAATGATTCCTAAAAATGCTGTCAAAGACATGGGTTTATTGAAAATAAATAATCCTGCTACTGATCCTATTAAAGATAATGGGATGGTAATCATAATCACCATTGGCTGTACAAAGGAATTAAATTGAACTACCAATATAACATAGATAATAAATATGGCAAATACAGCTAAAAGTCCTACGATTCCAAAGTTTTCACTAATATCTTCCCGTTCCCCTGCAAAATCTATCTTTACTCCTGATATATCTAACTTTGGTAAAAGCTCAAATTCTATGGTATCTTCTATAGTTGCAGGACTATAACCTGGAAGTTCATTAGCTAATAATTCAACAGTCTGTTCTCTATTAAATGTTTTAATGATATCATCTTTTTTACTATATGTAACCTTTGCAAATTGTTTTAGTGGTATTTTATTGTTGGTCATAGAAGATTTTATCTCTAAATTTTCAAGTTCTTCTACACTATTCATATCACTACTTACTTTAATATTGTATTCATTTCCATCTCTTCTAAATACAGAAGAAGCACTTCCGTATAATGCCACATTGATTTGTTTTTGTATATCGTATTTAGATATACCTAAATTACTTGCAACCTCTTCATCTACATCCACATTTAATTCATAAGTTTTATCCTTCATATCATGACGAACGTTTGTTGTTCCTGGTATTTTTGCAATTTCCTCTTTTAATAAATTAGCAACCTCTCTTAACTGATCTAAATTGTCACTAGAAAGTCTTAAGATAACCTTTGCATCTGCTGGTTTTGCATTTGCAAGAAGCCTAGCACTACATTTTCCTCCAGAAATATTGGCCTCTAGCTTATTTTGAATATAATTTAAAAATATAACTTTATCTTCAAATCTTCTATTCTTTTTATCTCCTAAATCAAATTTACAAAGCATTTGCCCGTAATCCTGTGAAGGTGTAGCTACAGGTACAGTAATATAATATTTGGGTAAACCGTTCCCAACAGACACTGTATAGCTCGTAATTTCAGGTTCCTCTGATAACAATGCTACTACCTCATCTGTCAGCTTTTCCGTTGCATCAATACTTCCTGTCATTTCTGTATTCATTTCTATATAGAAAATATCCTTATCCGCATATGGAAAAAATTCGGATGGCAATTGTGGCATCAATACCTTCATAACAAAAATTAATACTAAGAATGTCACGATGATTGTACTTTTTTTCCATTTCAGTCCAAACTTTAATGTATTTTTGAAAAATAATCTTAATCCGCCCTCCTGATCACTTTTCTTTTTGCTAGGTTTAAAAGCTATAGCTGCCATAGCTGGTGTAATAAACATAGATACAATATAAGCTGCAATAATAGATATAATAAGTACTTTAGGGATAGACCCTAAAAACTTACCAGCAGCTCCAGGCATACCAAGTAATGGAGAAAATGCTGCAATCGTCGTAAGGGTTGCTGTGAAAATAGGAATAGAAGATACAGTTGTACCATTATAAGCTGCATCCAATCGACTTTCCCCTTCATCTATTTTTACTTGTATGGTATCACTAATAACGATAGCATTATCTACTAATATCCCTAAAGCTACAATTAATGCTGTTAATGACATTTGATGAATATAAATTTTCATCAAATACATTACTCCAAAGGTCATAAGTATAGACATAGGAATAGCTGTAGATACAACCAATGCATTTCTTAACCCCATTCCTAAAAATACAATAACTACAACAAGTACGATTCCTTCTAATAGATTGATCATAAAATCATTAACAGATTTTGCTACATCATCAGGTTGGTAGATGATTTCTTCAACAATTAAATCTTCTGGTAATTGTCCTTTTACTTTGTCTAGTGCTACACGTACATCTTTACCTACGATGACTACATTTTTCCCTTTTTCAAAATATCCTGTAAGGAGTACTGTATTGAGTCCCTTTTGTTTATATTTTTCTACCCCATCTTCAAGATCCATATATATATTTGCAATATCAGATAATCTTGTTACTACCCCTGTATTTCTTGATACAGATATAATCGTATTCTTTATATCATCAATATTAGCGTATATTCCAGGAGTTTTAACAGTAATCTCTCCAGATTGGTATTCTATTTTTCCAGATGGAATTTCTATATTTTGTGATTGAATAATGCTATCCACATCTGCTATAGATAAACCTAATTGATTGAGCTTAGCAACATCTATATCTACCTTTACTTCCTTATCAACTTCTCCTTCTATTTCAAATTTTGTAATCCCTTCAAGTCCTGTTAATTTATCTTTAAATAATTCTCCAAAGGAGGCTAATTGTTCATA is part of the Crassaminicella profunda genome and encodes:
- a CDS encoding DUF3343 domain-containing protein; the encoded protein is MNLQTYILFPSHTDGLALEKVLKSNEIKYTIVPTPRDLSKCCGISIKIDPDQKEKIEGLIQKNPDIKIEGIHTVERKKRNWFV
- a CDS encoding double-cubane-cluster-containing anaerobic reductase, with amino-acid sequence MADYRDLWKSLNIDLEKHDQLCAVLPEFFGDIYLSQENRPESMNYYNFVVSEIHGYRIKELAEYREKGGKVFGSFCVFVPDEVALAGDAVVVGLCGGSDFWVSDGEKVLPRNMCPLIKASVGAKVGGTCPYFQSVDMLVGETTCDGKKKAWEILEEYTPMHVMDLPQMKREKDKLHWMDEIKIFKEQVEELTGNTITKEKLEKGIKLINQKRKVLQRLYNTRKAENLPISGKDALLITQIAFYDDPNRFIEKTTELCEELEARIEKGESVFKEGTKRILVTGTPMAIPNWKMHHLIETSGGAVVCEETCTGTRYFENLVDENKDTLEGQIRALADRYLGINCACFTPNEGRVDDIIRLYKEYKAEGVIYYSLPFCHTYALEYKKVKEALDKEGIPVMMIESDYSLQDAGQIKTRLEAFFEMLETSKEAAVTK
- a CDS encoding flavin reductase family protein, whose protein sequence is MEKQTIEFPKYTTEMLEILKRGRVLLVGQGKDGKPNPMTIAWGSIMFSWNKPIFVAMVRSSRYTYKLMEECDTFTVNFFDESYSEAMKFCGTKSGRDYDKWKETNLTPVKGKSIDTAVIEEAMINMECKTIYKDEMNLEFLEKAIIDQKYDTSVNPENVPHIFYFGEIMDMYGEIAEK
- a CDS encoding efflux RND transporter permease subunit yields the protein MNKLIKQLIKERKVTLFLAVIIAFLGVYAYYVLPRQESPDVSFPAAMIITPYPGASPKDVKDLVTSKIEDELAELDGIDEIQGISNQGLSITVPMFTADTDYDKAMQDVRNAVADAESKLPKGAFVNEIDTDLVSTAGIIISLSGENYSYEQLASFGELFKDKLTGLEGITKFEIEGEVDKEVKVDIDVAKLNQLGLSIADVDSIIQSQNIEIPSGKIEYQSGEITVKTPGIYANIDDIKNTIISVSRNTGVVTRLSDIANIYMDLEDGVEKYKQKGLNTVLLTGYFEKGKNVVIVGKDVRVALDKVKGQLPEDLIVEEIIYQPDDVAKSVNDFMINLLEGIVLVVVIVFLGMGLRNALVVSTAIPMSILMTFGVMYLMKIYIHQMSLTALIVALGILVDNAIVISDTIQVKIDEGESRLDAAYNGTTVSSIPIFTATLTTIAAFSPLLGMPGAAGKFLGSIPKVLIISIIAAYIVSMFITPAMAAIAFKPSKKKSDQEGGLRLFFKNTLKFGLKWKKSTIIVTFLVLIFVMKVLMPQLPSEFFPYADKDIFYIEMNTEMTGSIDATEKLTDEVVALLSEEPEITSYTVSVGNGLPKYYITVPVATPSQDYGQMLCKFDLGDKKNRRFEDKVIFLNYIQNKLEANISGGKCSARLLANAKPADAKVILRLSSDNLDQLREVANLLKEEIAKIPGTTNVRHDMKDKTYELNVDVDEEVASNLGISKYDIQKQINVALYGSASSVFRRDGNEYNIKVSSDMNSVEELENLEIKSSMTNNKIPLKQFAKVTYSKKDDIIKTFNREQTVELLANELPGYSPATIEDTIEFELLPKLDISGVKIDFAGEREDISENFGIVGLLAVFAIFIIYVILVVQFNSFVQPMVIMITIPLSLIGSVAGLFIFNKPMSLTAFLGIIALIGLVVKNGILLIEYINDARKGGDSIDDACIDAVGKRFNAIILSATTTVIGLAPLAISGSGLFGPMAISLMFGLMASTFLTMVVIPVVYSLVEGFMEKIKNKRKVVA